A segment of the Juglans regia cultivar Chandler chromosome 15, Walnut 2.0, whole genome shotgun sequence genome:
AAagactacataaaaaaattatgaaaaatttgggTATAGAATAATGCCCAATTCAAGAAAAGGAATGCCATTGAGAATACTGACCAATTCAACTTATATTGTAGATTGGTAGCATAATCAGCGGGAAATTCAAGTATTATTGTGTATCCAAACAAGACCTAATAAGGGCGTTCGCCGTCGTTATTTCCCGGAGGAGAATAGTTACATGTCACAAATATTCCGCCACTATGACACCTTACCTTGGCACAGCCCAGACTCGTCGTGTCCTTCCAAATAACCTGAGTGTAGTGCCTGCACTCATCCTTCACACACTTGTTGCTCTTATAGTCATAGAATTGCTTCTCATCTACAAACATCTTCACAGCCTCTAATGCTGTAAAGCCACTCCAGCCTGAACATATGTTCTCTGAGTACGGCCCGTTTGAATGCTCCAACACGCAGTCCCTCCTCTGGTTAGCATAATTTTGAGCATAGGCTTCAAGGGTCTTGTTCCAAGAAATTGGACCGACACCCACTTCTGCACGAGCTGCATTGTGCGCATCCAGAAAGTCTTGGACGTCAGAGCTTTCAGCTAGAGAAACATGAGCAAGGGTTAACCCCACTAGGCATAGGAATAGGAAAGTCTTGCTTGAGTAGCCCATTCTCAAAGGTATTTCCAGTTCCGGGTCTTGTTTATTAGGTTGAATGGAACATATGGTTGGTTGCGGAATTTATAGGGAATATCTAGTAAATGCTATCTccctatttttctctcttatgtgtcccaaatttctaattaatcacaATGCAAATGCTAAAAAAAGCCTCAACCTAATTATATGCAATTTGAAGACAATTCCAGGTCCTGAATTTCAGGTTGTTGGGTGAGAATTGGTCATATCGATGTTGATAGGAAACGTACGGCTTGGCTGATGACCTTTATCTCCCTAgctatttttatctaattatatacTATTCCAGACTTCATATTATATACAGTGCTAATAAAAGCTAACTTCCAGATCTTCAACCCAGATAGTTGTCTtaataacagtttttttttccgTTTTTCTCTGACTTTCAAGTTCAGGGATGGTTGTAATTTTGTCACGTGCCAGAATTAAACACCTTTTTCACATAAACAAGTTATTCTCCCTAAATCCAAGAGTGATATGAGCATCCTCAATGGGTTTTGTAAAAcccatttttatgtaaaatttgaaggaaCGTTGTCCAAAAGTACTTCCAACGGATGATACAATTCatatcttttttcaaattttctacagTGTTGTCACTACATGTAGTGTCGACTGTGCacaaatgtaaatatttttctacgtatttttttctcttttcttgtactttttctcccacaaaatattaaaaaatataatatataatttgtacgaataaaaaatagataagttgatatatagtttattgtaaaagtcaatatgtaaaatagaaaaaaaaggattttggtgatgtattttaaaaaataggatgAAAAATCCATTGGAAATGctcttaaaaaggaaaatgttaaaggaggattggattcaaaactcatcgTAATTCATCtcacccatctcatctcatctaattattatatctttcataaaagttttatagaaaatacaacaaataattcaattttttaaaatcttaaaacaaaaataatattataataataatttatttgaatttaaactttcatcttatctcaactcactatcaaaTGGGTCTCAACACTTTGTTTTTACTTagtgaaaaagaaatgttttttaatgaagatgagatttttttaaaaaaaaaaatgtttaagataaataaaaaaaaatataggaaaaaaaaaacacttgtcAGGAGAATTCCTCGAGAGGAATTATCGATTGTTGTTGTGCCACCCTTTATAAAatcacatacaaaaataaaaaggtacaAGTTCATGATGCCCGAGTAAAATATGCAATTACATTTAAGGACCCTGCGACATCCAATGAGAAAACTCATCGAGAGTTTCTATCGCGAGTgtaatctttttctttcattcttttttgtcaaacatttttaaaacccctttaaacatttaaaaatacttcattaactatgaaagaaaaaaacacaacaatCGTTACAAATCCTTAGTCGAATTTATAGGTGGGAATATCTTTtcccatatatattatatatacgatGATGCTGCGGCCATGTGGataaatttgtttgtttatttttcaagtACTTTCTAAACTcccttttaacattttttttaaaaaaaatagaaattcattaaaaaatactttattaatcattgagtgaaaaattaaataaataagtacaaAATGTTGGTGGCTATCTCGGTAGGAGTTGTGTTTTCCTACATTTAAGAATCAGGAGAATACATTCCAACAAAGCCACAGCCTCATGAGCAGTCAAACTATATTATGAATTAGCGTTATaggtaataaaatattgaaaaaaaaaattatatatttaaataaaatatcagttTGGATTAAGATTAAATTAATAGTCTTTTAGATTTTCCAATGcgtatttgtttgttttcttcaacTTATGCCATTTTAGTCTTCTCCACTCAAACAAAACTTACGAGATTTCTCATCACTAACATAGAAATAAAGGAGAGTAAGGGATAGAAGATCGAGTTGCttaaccaaaattttatttattgcataatatttcagaatatGCTAAttgaattacataaaatattttttatttaacaaattTGACAATCCTTGCGCATTTTGCAACTTAAGACTTTGCTAGACTAGTTTACCTGCCTTAAAGTTGTCGATCTTGACGATCTTTCACATGCAGAGATCTAACCGAGAAGCGAAGTGCTCAATTCTCTCATCTTCACAGGTTTCTCATACAGATCAATTGCAGAATGTTCAGAGATTTATAGCAAAAACCAGTATAAGTTTGAGAGTAACTCTGGACAGACAGAACTTGAAGTCCGAAGAGAAAATAGGCTTGAGGCAGATCAATTACCCAATAAAGCTGCTTTCtttcttagcttttttttttttttttttttttatgagtagggGGATTCCTCTCATTTATGATTAAAAgattttcaatatatatgttaaaactGTAATGGGATGCTGCAGCGATTTGAGGTTCTAGATTTGCTTGCTGCTGAACTGATATACATGAACAGGAAAACAACTCCACACTTTCAGCTGAATGCAGTTTTTACATAAACATGGGAAAGCCGTAGAACTAAACAACTGAAGGCAATGTCAGGTCATACCGACAGTAACTATTTGTCTTTCCAAGTTGTACGAGCTTCTTAGCTTCCTTCATTTTGGACTCCATGACCAGTCCATCCACCACCAGCTGCAATAACGAAACATCAACCAAGAAACTTCTTCTGAAAATTTCCTTGCACAGTTCAAAAGCGAGGCCCAGCTCACCCTTCTCACAAATATAGGGAACAACTATCTCGAAAGTCATTTTACCTGGGGCACCCTTTCTCTCTCCTATATTATCGTACCACCACTTAGCTTCCTCCAAGTTTCCCTCGTTAACATATCCTTCAATCACAGCGTTGAAACTTAACGAGTTGGGCTTGACTTCTCTGGTCTTCATTTCTTCCATTAACTCGACTGCCACTTTGGTTTTCTTCTGTGATGCCAATCCAATCAACTTTGCATTATAGCTCCTAATGTCAGGATCaatgttcttcttcttcattctaTCCCATGTGTTTTCACCATCCAAAAAACGACCCTTTCCGTATAACCCATTCAAAAGCGTATTGAAAGTAAACAAATCTGGCTCCACACCATGCGTCTCCAACTCATCTAGCATTGAAACCGCCGAATCAAACCAACCCATGTGACAAAATGCCTTAATAACTGTATTATAGGAGACCAAATCTGGTTCTATGGACAGTTTCATTGGCAACTCCTTAAAAAGCTCATTAACCAAATCAAACTTCTTCGAGTTCAGACAAGCTCCTAAAAGTGCATTGAACGATAGAACAGTCTGGCTGCAACTTCGCTCGGGCATTTCATCAAACACTCTTTTGGCATGATAGAACATGCCTGATTTTCCGTATAATGAGATTAGCCGGACCGTGAAGCCTTCTTTAGAGATATCCTCATACTTCTTTTGCTCTTCAAGGATCTCTTCGATCCATCTGAAGCGTTTTGCCTTGGCGAGCCGGCGGACCGTGTCTTCATAAATACCAGCTCGGGTGCGAAAACGACTAAGCTCGGAGTACTTCTTGAACTTGTGGACGAGGAGCTCGAGGCTGCGTTCTCtgtaaagatcatttgcaatgGATTTTATGCTAGTTGTGGATTCAGGTTGGAGGACAGTGGAGAAAGAGCGGCGAACAATGCCAGAAAACCACATCGTTAGTGCTTGCTGGGGAGTTTTGGGGTTGGAAGAGGACGGAAGGAGCGAAAATGAGGAAAGGATTTCggctatttctctctcttctttttaatCACGATTCTCTTAACTATATAATCTAAGGATAAATACTTTTaattcacaaaaataatctaagGATTACTATATCATCgtgatttcataaaaataaatttatagacagacataatttaatgttatacatcatattataaaagGACGTTGTTACGTCCGCAGCGAAATTCTCTACCTAACacttcaactcttttttttattttttttttactttttccttcaccatttttttaaagtattagatattttttttaaataaaaaaaaataacatattcatttaaaaatatttacttaatcattaagtaaaaaaaattcggTAGAAGATTTCGGTAAAAATCTTTTGTGGgcatagtattttttattataaaataaattttattgtaaaataaatttaatgtataaGTAAAGCTATATCAGCTTAAGAGTTAACTTTTGTGAAACTTATTTATGCTTCACTCCCTA
Coding sequences within it:
- the LOC109008252 gene encoding basic form of pathogenesis-related protein 1-like, translating into MGYSSKTFLFLCLVGLTLAHVSLAESSDVQDFLDAHNAARAEVGVGPISWNKTLEAYAQNYANQRRDCVLEHSNGPYSENICSGWSGFTALEAVKMFVDEKQFYDYKSNKCVKDECRHYTQVIWKDTTSLGCAKVRCHSGGIFVTCNYSPPGNNDGERPY
- the LOC109008251 gene encoding pentatricopeptide repeat-containing protein At3g13160, mitochondrial-like → MWFSGIVRRSFSTVLQPESTTSIKSIANDLYRERSLELLVHKFKKYSELSRFRTRAGIYEDTVRRLAKAKRFRWIEEILEEQKKYEDISKEGFTVRLISLYGKSGMFYHAKRVFDEMPERSCSQTVLSFNALLGACLNSKKFDLVNELFKELPMKLSIEPDLVSYNTVIKAFCHMGWFDSAVSMLDELETHGVEPDLFTFNTLLNGLYGKGRFLDGENTWDRMKKKNIDPDIRSYNAKLIGLASQKKTKVAVELMEEMKTREVKPNSLSFNAVIEGYVNEGNLEEAKWWYDNIGERKGAPGKMTFEIVVPYICEKGELGLAFELCKEIFRRSFLVDVSLLQLVVDGLVMESKMKEAKKLVQLGKTNSYCRYDLTLPSVV